From one Treponema denticola genomic stretch:
- the argS gene encoding arginine--tRNA ligase, with the protein MEDIKTTWQKIIADTLNGIAPETCDKILPELINIETPPNPEMGDVAFPLFTFAKSFKSSPAKIASDVCARLLENEDIKKYGMPKAIGPYLNVFLAKGDLASNVLDKVLKEKENYGKTSSLSGKRIMIEFSSPNTNKPLHLGHLRNDALGESISRILKFCGADVFKVNIINDRGVHICKSMIAYQKFGKGKTPESENIKSDRFVGDMYVAFHKYSQENPEKAEAEAKQMLLDWEAGENKELIGLWKKMNGWAINGIKETYKRTGISFDKLYFESETYLKGKDQILKGLEAGVFYKEEDGSVWVDLAPIKLDKKVLLRSDGTSLYMTQDIGTAISRHKDWPFNQMIYVVGNEQEYHFKVLFYVLKQLGFEWADDLYHLSYGMVNLPEGKMKSREGTVVDADDLINSLQDEALKKIEENGREKEVGDAAVAAENIAVGALHYFLLQVSPKKDMLFNPKESLSFTGNTGPYLQYMGARISSILRKAETAEGKENLKNGKLNASLLTNESEWELLKTLEDFHEQVERSALRKDPSALTAYLYELSKAFSRFYRDCPILSGEDADLSYTRMELARATKIVLQNAMNLVLIPFMEVM; encoded by the coding sequence ATGGAAGATATTAAAACTACGTGGCAAAAAATTATTGCCGACACCTTAAACGGGATAGCTCCCGAAACATGCGATAAGATTTTACCTGAACTCATAAATATAGAAACTCCTCCTAATCCCGAAATGGGGGACGTAGCCTTTCCTCTTTTTACCTTTGCAAAGAGCTTTAAATCCTCTCCTGCAAAGATTGCTTCCGATGTTTGTGCACGTCTTTTAGAAAACGAGGATATAAAAAAATACGGAATGCCTAAGGCGATCGGGCCTTATTTAAATGTCTTTCTTGCCAAAGGGGATTTAGCCTCGAATGTTTTGGATAAGGTTCTAAAGGAAAAAGAAAACTACGGGAAAACTTCTTCTCTTTCCGGTAAAAGAATTATGATTGAGTTTTCGAGCCCGAATACAAATAAGCCCCTCCACCTCGGCCATCTGCGTAACGATGCCTTGGGTGAAAGTATTTCGCGTATTTTAAAATTTTGCGGGGCCGATGTTTTTAAGGTAAACATTATAAACGATCGAGGCGTTCATATCTGTAAGTCCATGATAGCCTATCAAAAATTCGGCAAAGGAAAAACTCCCGAAAGCGAAAATATAAAGTCTGACCGCTTTGTCGGGGACATGTATGTTGCTTTCCATAAATACAGTCAGGAAAATCCCGAAAAGGCAGAAGCCGAAGCAAAGCAGATGCTTTTGGATTGGGAAGCCGGAGAAAACAAGGAGCTAATCGGGCTTTGGAAAAAGATGAACGGTTGGGCGATAAACGGTATTAAGGAAACCTATAAGAGAACAGGCATTTCTTTCGATAAGCTTTATTTTGAAAGCGAAACCTATTTAAAAGGAAAGGATCAGATCTTAAAAGGTTTGGAGGCCGGAGTTTTTTATAAGGAAGAGGACGGTTCCGTGTGGGTTGACCTCGCTCCCATCAAGCTCGACAAAAAAGTATTGCTGCGAAGCGACGGTACTTCTCTTTATATGACTCAGGACATAGGCACGGCAATTTCCCGCCACAAGGATTGGCCCTTTAATCAGATGATCTATGTTGTAGGAAACGAACAGGAATATCACTTTAAGGTTCTTTTTTATGTTTTAAAACAGCTCGGCTTTGAATGGGCCGACGACCTCTATCATCTTTCGTACGGAATGGTAAACCTGCCTGAAGGAAAAATGAAAAGCCGCGAAGGTACGGTTGTTGATGCCGATGACCTTATCAATTCTCTTCAAGATGAGGCCTTAAAAAAGATTGAAGAAAACGGAAGAGAAAAGGAAGTAGGCGATGCCGCAGTTGCTGCCGAGAACATCGCCGTAGGAGCTTTACATTATTTTCTTTTACAGGTAAGCCCCAAAAAAGATATGCTTTTTAATCCTAAAGAATCCCTTTCCTTTACCGGAAATACAGGCCCCTATCTTCAATACATGGGAGCCAGAATTTCTTCTATTTTAAGAAAGGCCGAAACAGCCGAAGGCAAAGAAAACTTAAAGAACGGAAAACTCAATGCTTCCCTTTTGACAAATGAATCCGAATGGGAACTGTTAAAGACCTTAGAGGACTTCCACGAACAAGTTGAACGCTCTGCTTTGCGTAAAGACCCGAGCGCCCTTACGGCCTATCTTTATGAGCTTTCAAAAGCATTCAGCCGCTTCTACCGCGATTGCCCCATTCTTTCGGGAGAAGATGCCGACCTTTCTTATACAAGAATGGAATTGGCAAGGGCTACAAAGATAGTGCTTCAAAATGCAATGAATTTGGTACTTATTCCGTTTATGGAAGTAATGTAA
- a CDS encoding TatD family hydrolase, with translation MYTDAHVHILDTIEEINSQNIESPILKTFDKEIFFCASSNEAGRFEIQEKICRENSEHFILSFGIHPQCPIEDEIPYLEKLLTEKRIAAIGECGFDLFDEHYKSTLEAQKKVWEVQLNLAQKSNFPIVVHCRKGLHLIFDDVKTLKKINAVIFHGWAGSVTEARSFLKKGVNAYFCIGKGLLRGQKAQLETAATLEKDRILTETDAPYMSLKEENFSLPTDIKKVFSLLAELRAQSEGLSNYDEKTYKNYMEELKDSIFENFKKAYNIRFDGN, from the coding sequence ATGTATACCGATGCCCACGTTCATATTTTAGATACGATAGAAGAAATAAATTCTCAAAACATAGAAAGCCCGATTTTAAAAACCTTTGATAAGGAGATATTTTTTTGTGCTTCTTCAAATGAGGCCGGCCGTTTTGAAATTCAAGAAAAAATATGCAGAGAAAATTCCGAGCATTTTATCCTTTCTTTCGGCATACATCCTCAATGCCCGATAGAAGACGAAATACCATATTTAGAAAAACTTTTAACCGAAAAAAGAATAGCTGCCATTGGGGAATGCGGTTTTGACCTCTTTGACGAACATTATAAAAGCACATTAGAAGCTCAAAAAAAAGTATGGGAGGTCCAATTAAATCTTGCCCAAAAATCGAATTTCCCCATAGTTGTACACTGCCGAAAAGGCTTACACCTCATATTTGATGATGTAAAAACTCTAAAAAAAATAAATGCGGTTATCTTTCACGGATGGGCGGGCTCCGTAACCGAAGCAAGGTCATTTCTAAAAAAAGGAGTAAATGCCTATTTTTGTATCGGCAAGGGCCTGCTCCGAGGACAAAAAGCTCAACTTGAAACGGCAGCAACTTTAGAAAAGGATAGAATCTTAACCGAAACCGATGCCCCATACATGAGTCTAAAAGAAGAAAATTTTTCACTTCCCACAGATATAAAAAAAGTATTTTCGCTTCTTGCAGAATTAAGGGCGCAATCCGAGGGACTTTCAAACTATGATGAAAAAACTTATAAAAATTATATGGAAGAATTAAAAGATTCAATCTTTGAAAATTTTAAAAAAGCATATAATATCCGTTTTGACGGCAATTGA
- the radC gene encoding RadC family protein, whose product MIGYKNSSNTDKPDMRERLLEYGPQNLSDSDLVAILLRTGIKDKPVKELADDIILHIDRARPEKIEGYLRSIRGMGDSKISTVLAALELGRRYYDNKNRTISHPTDVVPLLQHYADRDREHFICVSLNGANEIIATRVVSVGTINRTIVHPREVYSDPLKDRAAAIIAAHNHPSGNLEPSSEDMELTRRLYEAGKILGVKLLDHIILVPNGNFFSFVQSGTRFDI is encoded by the coding sequence ATGATAGGTTATAAAAATTCGTCCAATACGGATAAACCCGATATGAGGGAAAGGCTTTTAGAGTACGGGCCTCAGAACTTAAGCGACTCTGATTTGGTGGCTATTCTTTTACGGACAGGCATTAAGGACAAGCCTGTAAAAGAATTGGCCGATGATATTATTCTGCACATCGATAGAGCAAGGCCTGAAAAAATTGAGGGCTATCTGCGTTCTATCCGAGGAATGGGAGACTCAAAGATTTCAACGGTTCTTGCTGCTCTGGAATTGGGAAGGAGGTATTACGACAACAAGAACCGGACGATTTCGCACCCGACCGATGTAGTTCCGCTTTTACAGCACTATGCAGATAGAGATAGGGAGCATTTTATCTGCGTTTCGTTAAACGGAGCAAACGAAATTATTGCAACCCGTGTTGTAAGCGTCGGCACTATCAATAGAACAATAGTGCATCCTCGTGAGGTTTATTCAGACCCCTTAAAGGACAGGGCAGCTGCAATAATTGCGGCTCATAATCATCCTTCAGGAAATCTGGAGCCCTCGAGCGAAGATATGGAATTGACAAGACGCCTTTACGAGGCCGGAAAAATTTTAGGTGTCAAACTTTTGGATCACATAATCTTAGTCCCTAACGGAAATTTTTTCAGTTTTGTCCAAAGCGGAACAAGGTTCGATATTTAA
- a CDS encoding D-alanyl-D-alanine carboxypeptidase family protein, whose translation MKHSTNGIVKFIFVLLGAVLFCVLAFAGFIFFHVSELKKAQPFEISQEEKTAALKTFYSRHKINSDFPPLNSIENFLPVKSSSSNIDPSAKKIELPKIDAESYILIHANTGTILAEYNADKIIPPASLTKLVTIYTMLQKPEFKDLEKVVFPPKEAWAIFLPKGAAWMGLGENQSLSIEELIRGMAVCSGNDAALAAALLTEGSLKKFTLKMNEAVKTMGLKSTRFEDSSGLSEKNQTTARDFALFSLHYLKQYPENLKKFHSVNEISYPQKHNILIKKKSAGLKEFQIKPATNTLLKKIEGCDGLKTGFIYESGFNISLTAQKNDERFIAVILGGHGKNFTEGIFKREQNSIKLMNFAFDNFKSFDIREHNKIKKSVRVLGSNLNVKTSAFIPLLADEDFSQDYLTVFKNDERHIEQVIILPDVIMAPLFAGQQIGCIEYRIKDSDIVLKTIPLICPLDIKEGSSFRKFIDGFYR comes from the coding sequence ATGAAGCACAGCACAAACGGAATTGTAAAATTTATTTTTGTTCTCCTTGGGGCTGTGCTTTTTTGTGTATTGGCTTTTGCAGGCTTTATTTTTTTCCATGTTTCGGAATTAAAAAAAGCACAGCCTTTTGAGATTTCACAAGAAGAAAAAACGGCAGCTCTTAAAACCTTTTACAGCCGGCATAAGATTAACTCCGACTTTCCGCCCCTTAATTCCATAGAAAATTTTTTGCCCGTAAAATCATCGTCTTCTAACATTGACCCCTCAGCCAAAAAAATAGAATTACCTAAAATCGATGCCGAGTCCTACATTCTTATTCACGCAAACACCGGCACAATTTTAGCCGAATACAATGCCGATAAAATAATCCCTCCGGCCTCCCTTACAAAGCTGGTAACAATTTATACCATGCTTCAAAAGCCTGAGTTTAAAGATTTGGAAAAGGTTGTTTTTCCGCCTAAGGAGGCTTGGGCAATTTTTCTGCCCAAAGGAGCGGCATGGATGGGCTTGGGAGAAAATCAAAGTTTAAGTATAGAAGAGCTGATAAGGGGAATGGCAGTTTGCTCGGGGAATGATGCAGCCCTTGCAGCTGCCCTGCTTACGGAAGGAAGCCTTAAAAAGTTTACGCTTAAAATGAATGAGGCCGTTAAAACGATGGGCTTAAAATCCACCCGCTTTGAGGATTCTTCGGGCTTAAGCGAAAAAAATCAAACCACGGCAAGGGACTTTGCCTTGTTTTCCCTCCATTATTTAAAACAATATCCTGAAAACTTAAAAAAATTTCATTCGGTAAATGAGATAAGCTATCCGCAAAAACATAATATTCTTATCAAAAAAAAATCCGCAGGTTTAAAGGAGTTTCAAATTAAGCCTGCCACCAATACCCTTCTAAAAAAAATAGAAGGCTGTGACGGTTTAAAAACAGGTTTTATTTACGAGTCCGGTTTTAATATTTCGCTTACGGCTCAAAAAAATGATGAGCGTTTTATTGCGGTTATCCTCGGCGGTCATGGCAAAAACTTTACCGAAGGAATTTTTAAGCGGGAGCAAAATTCCATCAAGCTTATGAATTTTGCATTTGACAATTTTAAAAGTTTTGATATAAGGGAGCACAACAAAATTAAAAAAAGTGTAAGAGTCCTAGGCTCAAACCTGAATGTAAAAACTTCCGCCTTTATACCTCTCCTCGCCGATGAGGACTTTTCGCAAGACTATCTTACGGTATTTAAAAACGATGAGAGGCATATAGAACAAGTTATAATTTTACCTGATGTAATAATGGCACCGCTTTTTGCAGGTCAGCAAATCGGCTGTATAGAATATAGAATTAAAGATTCGGACATTGTACTAAAAACCATTCCGCTTATCTGCCCGCTCGATATAAAAGAAGGTTCATCTTTTAGAAAATTTATAGACGGCTTTTATCGATAA
- a CDS encoding dihydroorotate dehydrogenase, with translation MKAKAEIIQKIKNAGLAAREGRAEPVLATVSGVLSTKPNLIRYCADELGFGLVTTKSFQVLPNPGNREPILCEPELGCFGNSVGLRNCGMEQAVKELKELRSSWKTDSILNVSLSASNPEDFISLLKDFEELADCFELNFSCPHASAGFGASIGCDPAIASEYVKTIKKALPDCAVPIFIKLTPNVEDIGAIASAVIEAGADGITAINTVGPKVYIEPHSGKPILQNKLGGKGGMSGSWVFPRALECIGQIRKAVGEEIPIIGMGGVMTGAQAAELVRAGADIIGIGSACGMLEQDDLKPFFQNLASDALNCIRGKETDKTSSFLRKKRALEYEAKTIVKIEKESEDIIIITLNGKCKFEAGQFVFLWIPGAGEKPFSLAEADPISLIIKKRGPFTEALFELKKGDTIYMRGLYGKGIKPPKTENALLIAGGTGIAVLPALAKRLKKQGALISTYVGTSEEIKKKEPNGIEKILIECGAYKKVADKGVIGRVLNQFQKDNIEGNTGLPIQGKAEDMGKPDFFTAYLVGPMIFMRRASEILLKMGVRKNQIFMSLEMNTMCGVGICGECSCGNILTCKKGTFVGLDKIDDFY, from the coding sequence ATGAAAGCTAAGGCAGAAATTATACAAAAAATTAAAAATGCAGGGCTTGCAGCGAGGGAAGGAAGGGCAGAACCTGTTCTTGCAACCGTTTCGGGTGTTCTTTCTACAAAGCCTAATTTGATAAGGTACTGTGCCGATGAGCTTGGCTTCGGTCTTGTAACCACAAAGAGCTTTCAGGTGCTGCCCAATCCGGGAAACCGAGAACCCATCCTTTGCGAGCCCGAATTAGGCTGTTTCGGTAATTCCGTCGGGCTTCGCAACTGCGGAATGGAACAGGCCGTAAAAGAGCTTAAAGAGCTCCGTTCTTCATGGAAAACCGATTCTATTTTAAACGTTTCCCTCTCGGCCTCAAATCCGGAAGATTTTATCAGCCTTTTGAAGGACTTTGAAGAATTAGCCGACTGCTTTGAGCTTAATTTTTCATGCCCCCATGCCTCGGCTGGCTTCGGTGCCTCCATAGGATGCGACCCTGCGATTGCCTCGGAGTATGTAAAGACGATAAAAAAAGCCCTCCCCGATTGTGCCGTGCCGATTTTTATAAAACTTACCCCCAATGTAGAAGATATAGGAGCCATAGCTTCCGCCGTAATCGAAGCCGGTGCAGACGGTATAACGGCTATCAACACTGTGGGCCCCAAGGTTTATATTGAGCCCCATTCGGGAAAGCCTATCTTACAAAATAAACTCGGCGGAAAGGGCGGAATGAGCGGGTCATGGGTATTCCCAAGGGCTTTGGAATGTATCGGGCAAATACGGAAGGCTGTAGGAGAAGAAATTCCTATAATCGGAATGGGAGGCGTTATGACTGGCGCCCAAGCTGCCGAACTCGTTAGGGCCGGTGCCGATATAATAGGCATAGGTTCTGCCTGCGGTATGCTTGAACAAGACGATTTAAAGCCTTTCTTTCAAAACCTTGCCTCTGATGCTCTAAACTGTATACGCGGCAAAGAAACCGATAAAACTTCTTCCTTTTTGCGCAAAAAAAGGGCCTTGGAATACGAAGCAAAGACCATAGTAAAAATCGAAAAAGAAAGCGAAGATATCATTATAATTACCCTAAACGGAAAGTGTAAATTCGAAGCAGGGCAGTTTGTCTTCTTATGGATTCCCGGAGCCGGCGAAAAGCCCTTTTCCCTTGCTGAAGCCGATCCTATAAGCCTTATCATAAAAAAACGCGGCCCCTTTACGGAAGCCCTTTTTGAGCTAAAAAAAGGGGATACAATCTACATGCGGGGACTTTACGGCAAGGGAATAAAGCCTCCTAAAACCGAAAATGCCCTTTTAATTGCCGGCGGAACGGGTATTGCAGTCCTTCCTGCCCTTGCAAAACGCTTAAAAAAGCAAGGAGCCTTAATTTCTACCTATGTGGGAACTTCCGAAGAAATTAAAAAGAAGGAGCCCAACGGTATCGAAAAAATTCTTATTGAATGCGGTGCCTATAAAAAGGTTGCCGACAAGGGCGTTATCGGAAGGGTGCTAAACCAATTCCAAAAAGACAATATTGAAGGAAATACCGGTCTCCCTATTCAAGGAAAAGCTGAAGATATGGGCAAGCCGGACTTTTTTACAGCCTATCTGGTAGGCCCCATGATTTTTATGCGCCGAGCTTCCGAAATCCTTTTAAAAATGGGTGTGCGCAAAAATCAGATTTTTATGTCATTGGAAATGAATACGATGTGCGGGGTCGGTATTTGCGGCGAATGTTCTTGCGGAAATATCTTGACCTGCAAAAAAGGAACCTTTGTCGGTCTGGATAAAATTGATGATTTTTATTAG
- a CDS encoding ComF family protein gives MIKRIKLRALTYLRNIYARIICPQVCFFCGDETGTGIPLCSKCLQKEITEPVLFRLKNPEKFCSSCGKILISEKEFCTDCRAKLREKEKLRIEEKEKIKKEDCAKPLPVQSDFVKKVYTIYPYKGRGGELLRLWKNQNMRGFAEIYASAIASFIEGLTELQNVPMVPVPPRPKKIKTKGWDQIEDLSLYLEHIYNLPILRCLKRMDGASQKSLSKEKRASNLKGKIFLKRQKSFSKSEDLKTALPEKLIILDDVMTTGATLNFCAAALKEGGCKEVIGLCLFFD, from the coding sequence ATGATAAAAAGAATTAAACTAAGAGCTTTGACTTATCTGCGGAATATTTATGCCCGTATAATTTGTCCGCAAGTTTGTTTCTTTTGCGGGGACGAAACGGGAACGGGTATTCCGCTGTGCAGCAAATGTTTACAAAAAGAAATTACTGAGCCTGTTTTATTTCGGCTAAAAAATCCTGAAAAGTTTTGTTCATCTTGCGGAAAAATTTTAATTTCCGAAAAAGAGTTTTGCACGGATTGCAGGGCTAAATTGAGGGAAAAGGAAAAGCTGAGAATAGAAGAAAAAGAAAAGATCAAAAAGGAAGATTGTGCAAAACCGCTTCCCGTTCAATCCGATTTTGTGAAAAAGGTTTACACCATCTATCCTTACAAGGGCAGGGGAGGAGAGCTTTTACGCTTATGGAAAAATCAAAACATGAGGGGCTTTGCGGAAATTTATGCTTCTGCTATTGCTTCCTTTATCGAAGGGCTGACTGAACTTCAAAACGTTCCGATGGTGCCGGTTCCGCCCCGTCCTAAAAAGATTAAAACCAAGGGATGGGATCAAATAGAAGATTTGTCCCTTTATTTGGAGCATATTTATAATCTTCCAATCTTGCGTTGTTTAAAACGAATGGACGGGGCTTCCCAAAAAAGTCTTTCCAAAGAAAAACGGGCAAGCAATCTAAAAGGAAAGATTTTTTTAAAAAGGCAAAAATCCTTTTCAAAATCGGAAGATTTAAAAACCGCCTTACCCGAAAAGCTCATAATCTTAGACGATGTTATGACTACGGGAGCAACCCTTAACTTTTGTGCGGCGGCATTAAAAGAGGGAGGCTGCAAAGAAGTGATCGGCCTCTGCCTCTTTTTTGATTAG
- the asnS gene encoding asparagine--tRNA ligase, with amino-acid sequence MIHLIKDILTSEPKGQAIDVYGWVRTKRETKNLVFIEINDGSCFASIQATFDRDTGLDNNTEALLKKAGTGVSVKVSGNLVPSPAAGQRVELQANNIHIFGEADQEKYPLQKKRHSMEFLRDIAHLRARTNTFGAVARMRSQMAYAIHTFFQERGFQYVHTPIITGSDCEGAGEMFHVTTFDIEETVKKALKEKKDPNSFKIDYSQDFFGKQANLTVSGQLEGETYATALSRIYTFGPTFRAENSNTSRHLAEFWMVEPEMSFFTIKENMELAEDFIVYLLKWALEKCREDLEFFDSRIKKGLIEMLKNVVNTPFTRLTYTEAIAELEKHIDRFEFKPYWGCDLQSEHERFLTEEVYKGPVIVTNYPKEIKSFYMKVNKDGKTVRAMDVLVPGLGEIIGGSEREENLDILQGRIKELGLREEDYWWYLDLRRYGTVPHSGFGLGFERLLLYVTGMGNIRDVIPFPRAPKLAEF; translated from the coding sequence ATGATACATTTAATTAAAGATATTTTAACCTCCGAACCGAAAGGCCAGGCAATCGATGTTTACGGCTGGGTTCGTACAAAGCGGGAAACCAAGAATTTGGTTTTTATCGAGATCAATGACGGCTCTTGTTTTGCCTCCATTCAGGCAACCTTTGACAGAGATACCGGTCTCGATAATAATACTGAGGCTCTTTTAAAAAAGGCCGGTACCGGAGTTTCGGTAAAGGTATCGGGCAATCTCGTTCCCTCCCCTGCGGCAGGGCAAAGAGTTGAGCTTCAGGCCAATAATATCCATATCTTCGGTGAGGCTGATCAGGAAAAATATCCTTTACAAAAAAAGCGTCATAGCATGGAATTTTTAAGGGACATAGCTCACTTGAGGGCTCGTACCAATACTTTCGGGGCTGTTGCCCGTATGAGAAGCCAGATGGCCTATGCAATCCACACATTTTTTCAGGAAAGAGGTTTTCAATATGTGCATACGCCGATTATTACCGGCTCGGATTGCGAAGGTGCAGGCGAAATGTTCCATGTTACAACCTTCGATATAGAAGAAACCGTAAAAAAAGCTTTAAAAGAAAAAAAGGACCCCAATTCTTTTAAAATAGATTATTCTCAAGATTTTTTCGGCAAGCAGGCTAACTTGACCGTTTCAGGCCAGCTTGAAGGAGAAACCTATGCGACTGCCCTTTCGCGCATTTACACATTCGGCCCGACTTTTAGAGCAGAAAACTCGAACACAAGCCGCCACCTTGCAGAATTTTGGATGGTAGAGCCCGAAATGTCCTTTTTTACCATAAAAGAAAACATGGAGCTGGCAGAAGACTTTATCGTCTATCTTTTAAAATGGGCCTTGGAAAAATGCAGGGAGGATTTGGAATTTTTTGATTCAAGAATCAAAAAAGGGCTTATCGAAATGCTCAAAAATGTTGTAAACACGCCCTTTACTCGTCTTACTTACACGGAAGCTATAGCCGAACTTGAAAAGCACATTGACCGCTTTGAGTTTAAACCCTATTGGGGCTGCGACCTCCAGAGCGAACATGAAAGGTTTTTAACCGAGGAAGTGTATAAGGGGCCGGTAATAGTTACAAACTATCCCAAGGAGATTAAGTCCTTCTATATGAAGGTGAATAAGGACGGAAAAACGGTGCGGGCGATGGATGTGCTTGTACCGGGCTTGGGCGAAATAATCGGGGGCTCGGAAAGGGAAGAAAACCTCGATATTTTACAAGGGCGAATTAAAGAATTAGGTTTAAGAGAAGAAGACTATTGGTGGTACCTTGACCTCCGCCGATACGGTACGGTTCCTCATTCGGGATTCGGGCTCGGTTTTGAGCGCCTCCTCCTCTATGTTACGGGTATGGGAAACATAAGGGACGTTATCCCCTTCCCCAGAGCACCGAAATTAGCCGAGTTCTAA
- a CDS encoding TIGR00282 family metallophosphoesterase encodes MKQFIRIFMGGDVCGNLGLETLQKHLPLIIKKEKIDFCVVNGENTAHGVGIKDDQTEAFFNAGVDVITGGNHTLERFEIRMNFGKDRRVLRPHNFPFAQGSGLALIEKNGIKYSVINLQGRENMRAIDCPFQSIDFLFSSQNENNLSESINIIDFHAESTMEKEALAFYVDGRVSVFAGTHTHTQTADERILPNGTAYITDIGMIGAKESVIGGSPFTAITRTKSQVPQRVEVLEDGVAIFCGLVAEIDTETKKAVSVKRIQISS; translated from the coding sequence ATGAAACAATTTATAAGAATTTTTATGGGCGGAGATGTTTGCGGCAACTTAGGTCTTGAAACATTACAAAAACATTTACCCTTGATAATAAAAAAAGAAAAAATAGATTTTTGTGTGGTAAACGGAGAAAACACGGCTCACGGTGTAGGGATAAAAGACGATCAAACGGAAGCCTTTTTTAATGCAGGCGTTGATGTTATAACCGGCGGAAATCATACTCTGGAGAGGTTTGAAATCCGTATGAATTTCGGTAAGGACAGAAGAGTTTTGCGTCCGCACAATTTTCCATTTGCTCAAGGTTCAGGTCTCGCCCTTATCGAAAAAAACGGAATCAAATACAGCGTAATAAATCTTCAAGGAAGAGAAAACATGAGGGCTATCGACTGCCCATTCCAGTCCATTGATTTTCTTTTCTCTTCGCAAAATGAAAATAATTTATCCGAGTCGATTAATATCATAGATTTTCATGCGGAATCCACAATGGAAAAAGAAGCTCTAGCCTTCTATGTTGACGGACGTGTTTCTGTTTTTGCAGGAACTCATACCCATACTCAAACGGCAGATGAAAGAATTTTGCCGAACGGCACAGCCTATATTACCGATATTGGAATGATAGGAGCTAAGGAGTCCGTAATCGGCGGAAGTCCTTTTACCGCTATTACAAGAACAAAGAGTCAGGTACCTCAGCGTGTCGAAGTGCTTGAAGACGGAGTTGCAATATTTTGCGGTTTAGTTGCAGAGATAGACACCGAAACAAAAAAAGCCGTTTCGGTAAAAAGAATTCAAATCAGCTCATAG
- the efp gene encoding elongation factor P: MIRGGDIAKGTVLLNKGTPYLVVEREFVNPGKGAAFARVKMKNLRDGSVLMQTIKTADTVEDAVVDTHKSQYQYKDGDQFMFMDTESFESISVPAETVGDKEHYLREGDEYDILIWENEPIDVRIPTKMIFIVEQSENYIKGDTVSGATKPIVTETGLVVRVPLFIKQGEKILVNTETNEYQERVNN; the protein is encoded by the coding sequence ATGATTAGAGGCGGAGATATAGCTAAGGGCACGGTTTTGCTCAATAAGGGAACTCCCTATTTAGTTGTTGAAAGGGAATTTGTCAACCCCGGAAAGGGAGCGGCCTTTGCCCGTGTTAAAATGAAGAATCTAAGAGATGGTTCTGTTTTGATGCAGACAATCAAAACGGCAGACACCGTTGAAGATGCGGTAGTAGATACACATAAGAGTCAGTATCAATACAAGGACGGCGATCAGTTTATGTTCATGGATACGGAGAGTTTTGAATCCATTTCCGTACCTGCCGAAACTGTAGGCGATAAGGAACATTATCTACGAGAAGGCGATGAATACGATATTCTCATCTGGGAAAATGAACCTATCGATGTAAGGATTCCCACAAAGATGATTTTTATTGTAGAGCAAAGTGAAAACTATATAAAGGGAGATACAGTTTCGGGAGCAACAAAACCTATAGTTACCGAAACAGGTCTTGTAGTTCGTGTTCCCCTATTTATTAAACAGGGCGAAAAAATTCTCGTAAATACCGAAACTAACGAATATCAGGAAAGAGTTAATAACTAA